The following proteins are co-located in the Deltaproteobacteria bacterium HGW-Deltaproteobacteria-2 genome:
- a CDS encoding thymidylate synthase (FAD), with protein sequence MKIILAGYNLDYDLIRELKDKSGLNQDLTPETISAAYARISRSPKAVNELREIARDEVDKARQSNHNIVFEMGHSSVAEHAVFNIDVIGVSRLLVEEIEKFRLCSFTEKSQRYVLFNKDFVIPEEIKQANLTDLFTDTVQTQNDYYHSLYEKLRPYIFDKHKPLAEDPANKSLLEGWAKEDARYAISMATQTQLGMTINARNLELMLRRLAAHPLAEAKEYSEKLYIATKEIAPSLIRYTKATDYDKFTRQNLRSQSSNLLQKYSSDSKKLSEVQLISFSPAADNRLAAALLFSSSDINYSKCLKIAGKMTPREKRGFFKTAFANLQSHDAVLRELENVDLQFELILSSSCFAQLKRHRMSTIIAQDYNPQLGVTMPPSIKAIGQQKAFMDIMRYTQNAYEQIRNKAPLAAAYVLTNAHRKRVLMKFSAREMYHLARLRADAHAQWDIRDLTKKMLTQAKKIMPLTLMMACGKDNFSELFKKTFRRT encoded by the coding sequence ATGAAAATTATTCTTGCCGGCTACAATTTGGATTATGACCTTATCCGCGAGCTCAAAGATAAAAGCGGGCTTAATCAGGATTTAACGCCCGAAACCATTTCGGCGGCGTATGCGCGAATCAGCCGCAGTCCGAAGGCAGTCAATGAATTACGCGAAATCGCTCGCGATGAAGTGGACAAGGCGCGCCAATCCAACCATAATATCGTTTTTGAAATGGGGCACAGTTCCGTCGCCGAACATGCCGTATTTAATATTGATGTCATCGGCGTATCCCGCCTGCTTGTCGAAGAAATTGAAAAGTTTCGTTTGTGTTCTTTTACGGAAAAATCACAACGTTACGTTCTTTTTAACAAAGATTTTGTCATCCCCGAGGAAATCAAACAGGCCAACCTGACCGACTTGTTCACCGATACCGTCCAGACGCAAAACGATTATTATCACTCTCTTTATGAAAAATTGAGACCGTACATCTTTGACAAACATAAACCACTGGCGGAGGACCCGGCCAATAAATCGCTGCTGGAGGGCTGGGCCAAGGAAGACGCCCGCTATGCAATATCAATGGCCACTCAAACTCAACTGGGAATGACCATCAACGCGCGCAATCTGGAGCTGATGCTCAGACGTCTGGCTGCTCACCCACTCGCCGAAGCAAAAGAATACAGCGAAAAACTGTATATAGCTACAAAAGAAATCGCGCCGTCTCTTATCCGCTACACGAAAGCCACGGATTACGACAAATTTACCAGACAAAATCTGCGCAGCCAATCTTCTAATTTATTACAAAAATACTCTTCCGACTCTAAAAAATTATCTGAAGTGCAATTGATATCTTTTTCTCCCGCTGCCGATAACCGGCTTGCCGCTGCATTACTTTTTTCTTCATCTGACATAAATTATTCAAAATGCCTGAAAATTGCAGGAAAAATGACTCCTCGAGAAAAAAGAGGTTTTTTCAAAACGGCTTTCGCTAATTTACAGTCGCATGATGCTGTACTTCGGGAATTAGAAAATGTTGATCTGCAATTTGAACTCATCTTGAGCTCCAGTTGTTTTGCTCAGCTAAAGCGACACCGTATGTCCACGATTATCGCGCAGGATTACAATCCGCAATTGGGCGTAACGATGCCTCCTTCCATTAAAGCCATCGGCCAGCAAAAAGCTTTTATGGACATTATGCGCTATACGCAAAACGCTTATGAGCAAATCCGGAATAAAGCGCCTCTGGCTGCCGCTTATGTGTTAACCAACGCTCACCGCAAAAGGGTTTTGATGAAATTCAGCGCTCGTGAAATGTACCATCTGGCACGTCTGCGCGCCGACGCACATGCTCAGTGGGATATCCGCGATCTGACGAAAAAAATGCTTACACAAGCCAAAAAGATCATGCCTTTGACCCTCATGATGGCCTGCGGCAAAGATAACTTTTCAGAACTGTTTAAGAAAACTTTTCGCCGTACATAA
- a CDS encoding MFS transporter, which yields MKITHNKQQTYILLVTTLSSFLTPFMGSAVNVALPAIAQELSMTALSLSWVATSFILAATMTLIPLGRLADIYGRRRFYVYGALIFTVASSFCIWSPSQFFLIAARTVQGVGGAMIFSTGTAMLVSAYPLEERGKIIGINVAAVYIGLTIGPFVGGLLTEHFGWRFIFLFTAALGLIITLIATATIKEEWSGINGKRFDFAGSLLYAIALFSIIYGLSQLPSLNAVFLIGTGLLCLALFIFHQLQHPFPLLDVHLFLNNKVFAFSNLAALINYCATFAVTFLLSLYLQHIKMLSPSQTGSILVAAPVVQALLSPVAGRLSDRFEPQIISSIGMVLTVIGLVPLIFLSNQTSIEYILFCLILLGVGFALFSSPNVNAIMSAVEKKSFGVASATVGTMRLTGQMFSMGITMLVFAVILGNYPISAANNYLLLKSAKFIFAILAVICCLGIFASLARGKMHNGNNNH from the coding sequence ATGAAGATAACTCACAATAAACAACAAACATACATTCTTCTGGTTACAACTCTCAGTTCCTTTCTGACACCGTTTATGGGTTCTGCAGTCAATGTCGCCCTGCCCGCTATAGCCCAAGAACTTTCCATGACAGCCCTATCGCTAAGTTGGGTGGCAACATCTTTTATTCTGGCCGCCACCATGACTCTTATTCCTTTAGGCCGGCTGGCCGACATTTATGGCCGAAGACGATTTTATGTTTATGGAGCATTGATTTTTACTGTAGCCTCTTCTTTTTGCATATGGTCTCCTTCGCAATTTTTCCTGATAGCGGCTCGCACCGTTCAGGGAGTCGGTGGAGCAATGATCTTCAGCACCGGCACGGCTATGCTGGTATCGGCTTATCCCCTCGAAGAACGTGGTAAAATAATAGGCATCAACGTAGCGGCTGTTTATATCGGACTAACCATCGGCCCATTTGTCGGCGGATTGCTGACGGAGCATTTTGGATGGAGATTCATTTTTCTTTTTACGGCAGCATTAGGTTTAATCATTACCTTAATTGCCACGGCAACAATCAAAGAAGAATGGTCCGGAATCAATGGTAAACGTTTTGACTTTGCCGGTTCTCTGCTTTATGCAATTGCTCTTTTTTCCATCATATATGGACTTTCTCAGTTACCATCGTTAAATGCAGTATTTTTAATTGGCACAGGTCTTCTTTGTCTGGCCTTATTTATATTTCATCAGCTGCAACATCCGTTCCCTTTGTTGGATGTACACTTATTTTTGAACAATAAGGTTTTCGCTTTTTCCAATTTAGCCGCCCTGATTAATTATTGCGCAACATTTGCAGTTACATTTTTACTCAGCCTTTATTTGCAACACATTAAAATGCTGTCTCCATCGCAAACAGGTTCTATTCTTGTTGCTGCACCTGTTGTGCAGGCGCTTCTTTCGCCTGTCGCGGGAAGACTGTCCGACCGTTTTGAACCGCAAATTATTTCATCAATAGGCATGGTTCTCACTGTCATAGGCCTTGTTCCGTTAATTTTTCTTAGCAATCAGACAAGCATTGAATATATTTTATTCTGTCTTATCTTACTGGGTGTTGGTTTCGCGCTTTTTTCTTCACCGAACGTTAATGCAATCATGAGTGCCGTAGAAAAAAAATCCTTCGGCGTTGCTTCGGCTACGGTGGGCACCATGAGACTTACCGGTCAAATGTTCAGTATGGGAATTACCATGCTGGTTTTTGCCGTCATTTTAGGGAACTATCCTATTTCTGCAGCTAATAATTATCTCCTCCTAAAAAGTGCCAAATTTATTTTCGCCATATTGGCCGTTATCTGTTGTTTAGGAATTTTTGCATCGCTGGCGCGGGGAAAGATGCACAATGGCAACAATAATCATTAG
- a CDS encoding permease yields the protein MATIIISFVIGLITGTFGGLIGIGGGLIMIPLMVEVLKLSQHKAHGTSLVALVFTGLGGAITYALNGTIDIQAAILLALTAMCTAPLGARYTHALPGWKLKKYFGIFLIFCSTVLLLKPYLSEIIPPASGYTKIFIFLITGAFTGFLSGMMGVGGGTIMVPVMVILTGFTQHVAQGTSLLVMVPTGSIGAFTHWKMGNVATEILVGLIPGIILGTYLGGNFAYLFSDNVLRSIFMVVILWMGIRYIIAPIPE from the coding sequence ATGGCAACAATAATCATTAGTTTTGTAATCGGACTTATAACCGGAACTTTTGGAGGCCTGATCGGCATCGGCGGCGGACTGATTATGATTCCGCTGATGGTCGAAGTGCTGAAGCTTAGTCAACACAAGGCTCACGGTACCAGTTTGGTTGCTTTGGTTTTTACGGGACTTGGCGGAGCCATTACCTATGCCTTAAATGGAACAATTGATATTCAAGCCGCAATACTTTTAGCTTTAACAGCCATGTGCACCGCTCCCCTGGGCGCACGTTACACGCATGCTCTGCCAGGATGGAAACTGAAAAAGTATTTCGGAATATTTTTGATTTTTTGTTCTACCGTTTTACTCTTAAAACCATACCTGTCCGAAATAATCCCTCCGGCATCTGGTTATACAAAAATATTCATATTCTTAATAACGGGTGCTTTTACCGGATTTCTTTCCGGAATGATGGGCGTTGGCGGCGGAACAATAATGGTTCCAGTTATGGTTATTCTGACCGGCTTCACTCAGCATGTAGCACAGGGAACATCACTTTTAGTCATGGTTCCCACGGGAAGCATTGGCGCCTTCACTCATTGGAAGATGGGAAACGTTGCAACAGAAATTCTTGTCGGTCTTATTCCCGGAATTATTTTAGGAACATATTTGGGTGGTAATTTTGCTTATTTGTTTTCCGATAATGTATTGCGCTCAATATTCATGGTTGTAATACTCTGGATGGGAATTCGCTATATAATAGCTCCTATACCTGAATAA
- a CDS encoding electron transfer flavoprotein subunit alpha/FixB family protein has product MKKGSKKNIWVFGDYRNYYQNRVTLQLLSKAVDLAKIIKAEVCALIFGHEIDEWIMEYTAHGADRILAIDDPALKSYSTERYLAIIEALAKERDPEIILIGATDFGREFAPRLAKRLKTGLSADCVGLDITEDGLLLQMAPSFGGNMLAEIITERHRPQMATVRPGTFKEIPHNYERKALVERLPLMKNLPKSRVRLIEYERSVEKEHTIENASVIVCGGRGMGNKEKFKRLQELAKLLGGNVGATRPVVYAGWADHSALVGQAGKHIKPKILFSFGISGAIQHTAGLGEANFIVAINKNPQATMMKMADVAIAADASDVLHNLIKELKKRIRE; this is encoded by the coding sequence ATGAAAAAGGGCAGTAAAAAAAACATATGGGTATTCGGCGATTACCGCAATTATTACCAGAACCGCGTAACCCTGCAGTTACTTTCCAAAGCGGTTGATCTGGCTAAAATAATCAAAGCGGAAGTGTGCGCGTTGATTTTCGGTCATGAGATTGACGAATGGATTATGGAATATACCGCTCATGGGGCCGACAGGATTCTGGCGATAGATGATCCCGCTTTAAAAAGTTACAGCACAGAAAGATATCTGGCAATCATTGAGGCTCTGGCTAAAGAAAGAGATCCGGAAATTATTCTAATCGGTGCGACAGATTTTGGCCGTGAATTCGCACCGCGGTTGGCCAAGCGATTGAAAACGGGTTTGTCGGCCGATTGCGTGGGTCTTGATATAACTGAAGATGGGCTTTTACTGCAAATGGCTCCATCTTTTGGCGGCAACATGCTGGCGGAAATTATTACGGAGCGCCACCGTCCCCAAATGGCCACAGTAAGACCGGGAACATTTAAGGAAATACCGCACAATTATGAAAGAAAAGCTCTGGTCGAACGTCTGCCGTTGATGAAAAATCTGCCCAAATCTCGCGTTCGTCTTATCGAGTATGAACGTTCCGTGGAAAAAGAACATACCATTGAGAACGCCTCTGTTATCGTCTGCGGCGGTCGCGGCATGGGCAATAAGGAAAAATTCAAAAGATTGCAGGAACTGGCCAAACTTTTAGGAGGCAATGTGGGCGCCACCAGACCGGTGGTTTACGCCGGTTGGGCTGACCATAGTGCTCTGGTAGGACAGGCAGGCAAACATATCAAACCGAAGATTCTTTTTTCCTTCGGCATCAGCGGTGCCATTCAGCACACCGCCGGTTTGGGTGAAGCGAATTTTATTGTCGCGATAAATAAAAATCCGCAGGCGACGATGATGAAAATGGCCGATGTCGCTATTGCTGCCGATGCCAGTGACGTTCTCCACAATTTGATTAAAGAACTCAAGAAACGAATCCGAGAATAA
- a CDS encoding acyl-CoA dehydrogenase — MQINPCMKHKLIRDSVRDFAETELAPIAAEIDRNAVFPLDVIKKMGKLNYFGLQVPKEFGGVAMDSVSASIVVEEISRICAAVGLCIAVHNGVAIYPFLQFANSEQKKRYLPKLASGEFIGAFSLTEANAGSDSASVETTAIKKKEGYVLNGTKIFVTNGGVCDLALIFALTGFEPGRPQSSVFIVESNYAGFLRGELEDLCGMRANPVSSLFLEDCCVPGKNLLGKIGDGMKIGLSTLDTGRIGIAAQALGIAQGAFEAAVKYAKERQQFKKPIASLQTIQNYIADMATEITAARLLLYRACSLKDEGVPFGCEASMAKLYCSSVASKVTSLAVQIHGGYGYSKEYDVERYFRDAKVTEIYEGTSEIQRLVIARSILSQLIL; from the coding sequence GTGCAGATTAATCCTTGCATGAAGCATAAACTTATCCGCGATTCCGTTCGCGATTTCGCGGAAACTGAACTTGCTCCTATTGCAGCTGAAATAGACCGCAATGCCGTCTTTCCCCTTGATGTCATTAAAAAGATGGGGAAACTCAATTACTTTGGCCTGCAAGTGCCGAAGGAATTCGGTGGTGTGGCCATGGATTCAGTCAGCGCTTCAATAGTTGTTGAAGAAATCTCCCGTATTTGTGCCGCGGTAGGGTTGTGCATTGCAGTGCATAACGGAGTTGCCATCTATCCTTTTTTGCAGTTTGCTAACTCTGAACAAAAGAAGCGCTATCTGCCAAAACTCGCCAGCGGGGAATTTATCGGTGCTTTCAGCCTGACCGAAGCCAATGCCGGGTCTGATTCTGCCAGTGTGGAAACAACAGCAATCAAGAAAAAAGAAGGATATGTTTTAAACGGTACAAAAATATTTGTTACCAACGGCGGCGTTTGTGATTTGGCCTTAATTTTTGCCCTGACCGGTTTTGAACCGGGTCGTCCGCAAAGCAGTGTTTTTATTGTCGAGAGTAATTATGCCGGTTTTTTACGCGGCGAACTGGAAGATCTTTGCGGCATGCGGGCCAATCCGGTTTCATCTTTGTTTCTGGAAGATTGTTGTGTTCCGGGAAAAAATCTGCTGGGAAAAATCGGCGATGGAATGAAAATAGGCCTGTCCACATTGGATACAGGCCGAATTGGTATTGCCGCACAGGCATTGGGAATCGCCCAGGGAGCATTTGAGGCCGCGGTGAAATATGCGAAGGAAAGGCAGCAATTCAAAAAACCTATCGCTTCACTGCAAACGATTCAGAATTACATTGCCGATATGGCTACAGAAATTACAGCCGCACGTCTGCTCTTGTATCGTGCCTGTTCTTTAAAAGATGAAGGAGTACCTTTCGGCTGTGAGGCATCGATGGCGAAACTATACTGCAGTTCTGTTGCCTCTAAGGTTACTTCTTTGGCCGTGCAGATTCATGGTGGTTATGGATACAGCAAGGAATACGATGTGGAAAGGTATTTCCGTGATGCTAAAGTTACGGAAATTTATGAAGGCACCAGTGAAATTCAGCGCCTGGTAATCGCGCGCTCAATTCTTTCTCAATTAATATTATAA
- a CDS encoding Cys-tRNA(Pro) deacylase: MSKEKIPTTPAILALKAQKADFTLHTYPYEERGGTKVSAQKLRVDEHRVIKTLIMDDETGKPLIILMHGDKEVSTKSLARIIGVKSVSPCNPAVAERHTGYKVGGTSPFGTRKTMPVYMEKTIVDLPEIFINAGSRGLLAKIPTTELVRILKPIAVNVAI, translated from the coding sequence ATGAGTAAAGAGAAAATACCGACAACTCCTGCTATTTTAGCCTTGAAGGCGCAAAAGGCTGATTTTACTCTGCATACTTATCCTTACGAGGAAAGGGGTGGAACAAAGGTATCGGCACAAAAATTGAGGGTTGATGAACACCGTGTTATTAAAACGCTGATAATGGATGATGAAACAGGCAAGCCACTGATTATTCTGATGCACGGAGATAAAGAGGTTTCTACAAAATCGTTGGCCCGAATCATCGGCGTAAAATCGGTCTCGCCGTGCAATCCGGCAGTGGCGGAAAGACATACCGGATACAAAGTAGGCGGCACATCGCCATTCGGCACAAGAAAAACCATGCCGGTGTATATGGAAAAAACAATAGTTGACTTGCCGGAAATATTTATCAATGCGGGAAGTCGTGGTTTGCTGGCAAAAATTCCCACGACGGAACTTGTTCGAATACTTAAACCCATTGCTGTGAACGTTGCTATATAA
- a CDS encoding thiol reductase thioredoxin — MTDNIIIRCLNCGTKNRIPKPKLQGRSFCGKCGASLEELIIRCLKCGTKNRMPEDRLHQKPLCGKCREPLIIPQQKIVPFDVTDQTFAREVLTSETSVLVDCWAPWCGPCRTLSPIIDELASDYANGVKVVKLNVDENPLTASQYGIRSIPTMLFFKEGKMVQRVTGALPKEEIERHLLSIIKTN, encoded by the coding sequence ATGACTGACAACATAATCATCCGCTGTCTCAATTGCGGAACGAAAAATAGAATACCAAAACCAAAACTGCAGGGACGTTCTTTCTGTGGCAAATGCGGCGCGTCGCTGGAGGAATTGATTATTCGGTGCCTCAAATGCGGCACAAAAAACAGAATGCCTGAAGATCGCTTACATCAAAAACCATTATGCGGCAAATGCCGCGAGCCGTTAATTATTCCCCAACAAAAAATTGTGCCCTTTGATGTAACGGACCAAACTTTTGCCCGTGAAGTGCTGACTTCCGAGACATCAGTTCTCGTGGATTGCTGGGCGCCATGGTGCGGTCCCTGCCGGACATTGTCTCCCATAATTGATGAGTTGGCTTCCGATTACGCTAACGGTGTCAAGGTGGTGAAACTAAATGTTGATGAAAATCCGCTTACCGCTTCTCAGTATGGAATTCGCAGTATTCCGACTATGCTTTTCTTTAAGGAAGGCAAAATGGTGCAACGAGTTACCGGAGCTCTGCCCAAGGAAGAAATCGAACGGCATTTGCTATCCATAATCAAGACTAATTGA
- a CDS encoding ADP-ribose pyrophosphatase, with product MKKNKATLAYQCKIFDVWEEEFDLPNGKKARQSWINHTPTVTIVAINDKNELILIKQYRNAVKKNLLEIPAGSLDGSEESPAVCAQRELAEETGFKANNLVKLFEGYLLPGYCNEYMYFFLAKDLIHAPLTPDEDEFIETIPVSFSHARELIDNGEIIDAKTVLGIMLGEKFLKQNQS from the coding sequence ATGAAAAAAAACAAAGCAACCCTGGCCTACCAATGTAAAATTTTCGATGTTTGGGAAGAAGAATTCGATTTGCCTAACGGTAAAAAAGCCCGGCAGAGTTGGATAAACCACACTCCCACCGTTACTATTGTTGCTATCAACGATAAAAACGAACTGATTTTAATAAAACAGTACCGCAACGCGGTTAAAAAGAATCTTCTGGAAATTCCCGCCGGTTCACTGGATGGTTCGGAAGAATCTCCTGCTGTCTGCGCTCAACGAGAGTTGGCCGAAGAAACAGGCTTTAAAGCAAACAACCTTGTTAAACTTTTTGAAGGCTACCTGCTGCCGGGATACTGCAATGAATACATGTATTTTTTTCTGGCCAAAGATTTAATCCATGCGCCGCTGACTCCCGACGAAGACGAATTTATCGAAACAATACCTGTCAGTTTTTCCCATGCACGCGAACTAATAGACAATGGTGAGATAATCGATGCTAAAACCGTATTAGGGATTATGCTGGGCGAAAAATTTTTAAAGCAAAATCAATCATAA
- a CDS encoding phenylacetate--CoA ligase, giving the protein MIYNEEFETMPREVIKSLQVKRLQQVLEKVYHSVGFYKKSFDAAKIKPDDIKSIADMKKLPFTTRKDLRDNYPFGLFAVPMSSVVRLHASSGTSGKSAVFGYTKRDIETWSDLIARCLVAAGITKNDIIHNAFGYGLFTGGLGLHYGAEKIGASVIPMSGGDAKRQLMILQDFGPTVICSTPSYALHLAEEGKALGIDMKSLKLRVGIFGAEPWNNAIRDEIEKVFGITALDLFGLSEVIGPGMAMECLEGRNGMHVFEDHFIVETIDPKTGEVLPEGSEGELVFTTLTKEANPLIRYRTGDISRLITEPCRCGRSHVKMERVLRRSDDMLIIRGVNVFPSQIEAILVNIEGLEPNYQVIIDRVGALDTLDLQVEVNDKICSDSGSVKELQKIEQRIAKDMKDYLGIAARVKLVQPNTLKKADAKIIDKRRI; this is encoded by the coding sequence ATGATCTACAACGAAGAGTTTGAAACCATGCCCCGTGAAGTTATCAAGTCCCTGCAGGTTAAAAGACTACAGCAGGTTCTGGAAAAAGTTTACCATTCGGTGGGCTTTTATAAAAAATCTTTTGATGCCGCCAAAATAAAACCTGACGATATCAAATCTATCGCCGACATGAAAAAGCTTCCTTTCACCACCAGAAAAGATTTACGTGATAATTATCCTTTTGGATTGTTTGCCGTGCCTATGAGCAGTGTCGTTCGCCTGCACGCCTCTTCCGGCACCAGCGGAAAGTCGGCTGTTTTCGGCTACACCAAACGAGATATTGAAACATGGTCTGATCTGATTGCTCGCTGTCTGGTTGCCGCAGGCATTACCAAAAACGATATTATTCATAATGCTTTCGGCTACGGCCTGTTCACCGGCGGTCTGGGACTGCACTACGGTGCGGAAAAAATCGGCGCCAGTGTCATTCCCATGTCCGGAGGAGACGCCAAAAGACAATTAATGATTTTACAGGATTTCGGGCCTACCGTAATCTGTTCGACTCCTTCCTACGCTTTGCATCTGGCCGAAGAAGGAAAAGCTCTTGGCATAGATATGAAATCCCTGAAACTGCGCGTGGGCATTTTCGGAGCGGAACCCTGGAACAACGCGATTCGTGATGAAATTGAAAAAGTGTTCGGAATAACCGCGCTGGACTTATTCGGTTTATCGGAAGTTATCGGCCCGGGCATGGCGATGGAATGCTTGGAAGGCCGCAACGGAATGCATGTTTTTGAAGACCATTTTATTGTCGAAACAATCGATCCGAAAACCGGCGAAGTTTTACCCGAAGGCTCCGAGGGCGAACTGGTTTTCACCACCCTGACCAAAGAAGCCAATCCGCTCATCCGTTACCGTACCGGTGACATATCGCGCCTGATTACCGAGCCCTGCCGCTGCGGCCGTAGTCATGTCAAAATGGAAAGGGTTTTGAGAAGAAGCGACGACATGCTGATTATCCGCGGCGTCAATGTTTTCCCCTCACAGATAGAAGCTATTCTGGTGAATATCGAGGGACTGGAGCCAAATTATCAAGTCATCATTGATAGAGTGGGCGCACTGGACACATTGGATTTGCAGGTGGAAGTCAACGATAAGATATGCAGTGATTCCGGAAGCGTCAAAGAACTGCAGAAAATTGAACAAAGAATCGCCAAGGACATGAAGGATTATCTGGGCATCGCCGCGCGCGTCAAACTTGTTCAGCCCAACACTCTTAAAAAAGCTGATGCCAAAATTATTGATAAACGCCGCATTTAA
- a CDS encoding amino acid-binding protein, with the protein MKVEQISVFLENKPGTLEHATRVLKDNNINIRTLSLAETVDFGILRLIVNDVEKANKVLKDSGFRVSKTPVVAVEVPDKPGGLHSIMEVVSKEGINVEYLYAFVEKSGQNAVIIFRFDAPEKAIEALLKNKFTVIPGENLYKF; encoded by the coding sequence ATGAAAGTAGAACAAATATCCGTTTTTCTGGAAAATAAACCCGGCACTCTCGAGCACGCCACGCGCGTCCTGAAAGATAACAACATCAATATCCGCACTCTGTCGTTGGCGGAAACAGTCGATTTCGGTATTTTGCGTTTGATTGTCAATGATGTCGAAAAAGCAAACAAGGTACTCAAAGACAGCGGCTTCCGCGTCAGCAAAACCCCCGTTGTCGCCGTGGAAGTTCCCGACAAACCGGGCGGATTGCACAGCATCATGGAAGTCGTTTCCAAAGAAGGAATCAATGTCGAATATCTTTACGCTTTCGTCGAAAAAAGCGGCCAGAACGCCGTCATTATCTTCCGCTTCGATGCACCCGAAAAAGCCATTGAAGCTCTGCTGAAAAATAAGTTTACGGTTATTCCGGGGGAAAATCTGTACAAGTTCTGA
- a CDS encoding RNA-splicing ligase RtcB: MSGIILEKLDDNRWLLPQTGSMRVPGIIYANEKIYQLLKGDESAKQVANVAHLPGIVNYSLAMPDVHWGYGFPIGGVAAFDLDGGIISPGGVGYDINCGCRLMTTNLTLGDIKERLSDLTTALYQHIPSGVGSTGSVKLSGRDQKKVLEEGAAWAIKTGFGLNEDLETTEDGGAIIGADPEQVSARALERGKQQLGTLGSGNHFLEIEVVQEIFDEEAAQAFGLRKGQIAVMIHTGSRGLGYQICDDYLALMVKHANETGIELPDRQLACAYLESGRAKNYLAAMACGANYAWANRQILMHRTREVFEKTLRMSPREVNMRLVYDVCHNIAKIEEFNIGGIMKKLCVHRKGATRAFPAGHEAVPERYRKVGQPVLIPGDMGSGSYVLVGQEKAMTETFGSACHGAGRVMSRTQAIKSSRGRSIARELADKGVLVMAGSKGTLSEEMPEAYKNVQDVVQVMHEAGIAKKVAKLKSIACIKG, from the coding sequence ATGTCTGGGATTATTTTAGAAAAACTGGACGACAACCGCTGGCTGTTGCCGCAAACGGGCTCTATGCGCGTGCCGGGGATTATCTATGCCAATGAAAAAATCTATCAGCTTTTAAAGGGCGACGAAAGCGCGAAGCAGGTGGCCAATGTTGCGCACCTGCCGGGCATCGTAAATTATTCTCTGGCGATGCCCGATGTGCACTGGGGTTATGGTTTTCCCATCGGCGGCGTGGCGGCCTTTGATCTGGATGGCGGCATCATTTCGCCGGGCGGCGTCGGCTACGATATCAACTGCGGCTGCCGTCTGATGACAACAAATTTAACTCTGGGTGATATCAAAGAAAGACTCAGCGATTTAACCACCGCCTTGTATCAGCATATACCATCAGGAGTCGGTTCGACCGGTTCGGTAAAATTATCGGGCAGGGATCAGAAGAAGGTACTGGAGGAAGGCGCAGCCTGGGCGATCAAAACCGGCTTTGGTTTAAATGAAGATTTGGAAACAACGGAAGACGGCGGCGCCATCATTGGAGCCGATCCGGAGCAGGTATCGGCACGGGCGCTGGAGCGCGGCAAACAGCAGTTGGGAACGCTGGGTTCCGGCAATCATTTTCTGGAAATTGAAGTTGTTCAGGAAATCTTCGATGAAGAAGCGGCCCAAGCCTTTGGTTTGCGCAAAGGGCAGATTGCCGTCATGATTCATACCGGTTCGCGCGGCCTGGGTTATCAGATCTGCGATGATTATCTGGCGTTGATGGTGAAGCACGCTAACGAGACTGGCATAGAGCTTCCGGACAGACAACTGGCCTGCGCTTATCTTGAGTCGGGCCGGGCGAAAAATTATCTGGCGGCCATGGCCTGCGGCGCAAATTACGCCTGGGCCAACCGGCAGATTCTGATGCATCGCACACGGGAAGTATTTGAAAAGACTCTGCGCATGTCGCCGCGGGAAGTGAATATGCGATTGGTTTATGACGTCTGTCATAACATTGCTAAGATAGAAGAATTCAACATCGGCGGAATCATGAAGAAACTTTGCGTTCACCGCAAAGGCGCGACACGCGCTTTTCCCGCCGGACACGAAGCGGTTCCGGAACGTTATAGAAAGGTCGGTCAGCCGGTGCTGATTCCCGGCGATATGGGCAGCGGTTCGTATGTGCTGGTCGGTCAGGAAAAGGCGATGACCGAGACATTCGGCAGCGCCTGTCACGGAGCGGGCAGGGTGATGAGCAGGACGCAGGCCATCAAATCCAGCCGGGGACGTTCCATTGCTCGCGAACTGGCCGATAAGGGTGTTTTGGTGATGGCGGGCTCGAAAGGTACGCTCAGCGAAGAAATGCCCGAAGCTTATAAAAATGTGCAGGACGTTGTGCAGGTGATGCATGAGGCGGGGATTGCAAAGAAAGTGGCGAAGCTAAAGTCCATCGCCTGCATCAAAGGATGA